TCGTGGCGTTCCTCCTGTACCCCTTCTACTCGATTTACGTCGACGGAAAGTCGGTCCTGCTCACCCGCAAGCAACTCCAGGAGCAGATCGTGATCGCACTCGCCTTTCTCGGCCTCGCGAGTTACATCCCGGGTTACAAGAAGGCCCGGCGGTCCTACGACGCCGAGAACGAGGAGTGGATCGGACACCATCCGACTCAGACGGCCTTCTGGTATGCGACCTGGCTGTTCGTCGGCATCCTCACGCTTACCGGCTTTGCACTCTGGGCGGCCCTCGCCAGCGATCCGGCCTGGTGGATCGCGGCGCTGGGCTTCATGGAGAGCTGGTTCGCCTTCGAGACGATCCTCCGGATTCACCTGGTCTCGACGGCGATCATCGTCGCGTCGGTAGCCATGCACGCCTACTTCCCGTTGATGCCGAGCAACCACGATCTCCTGTTCTCGATGATTCACGGACGGCTCGACGGCTGGCGTGTGACAGCCGAGAACCGACCAGAGCGACAGGGGGCTGCCCGTTCGAAGGACACACTCCTCGGACCGCTGTCCGGTCTCGCGCGGTTGTTCGGAACGGAACCGGACATTCAGGACTCGCTTGCCGGGCCCGAAACGGAAACCCCGACCGAGAAGTCGACTGCCGAGACCGACACCACGGAGGAGCGATCCTGACATGCCAGGGGCAGGAGACCTCGAACCGGACCGAAGCGACCGAACGGCGATCGCACAGGGGGATGGGGAAGCCACCTCGGTGGCCGTCATCGCAGTCGGCAACCCGATCATGGGGGACGACGGGGTCGGTGCGCGGGTCCTCGAACGGCTCGAAGCCGGCCCGGAAGGCGACAGACCCGACCTCACGCTCGCCAACGCCGCGA
This region of Halodesulfurarchaeum sp. HSR-GB genomic DNA includes:
- a CDS encoding cytochrome b/b6 domain-containing protein, which translates into the protein MTSEKRTDGGTTRDRAHRSPASERWLGRLWLTVADRYERYRYLDEADKESLNWHSWGTIVTHWSLVVLMTLVTLTGLSKWLGVYGPLDIGIWGGYNPAFLVHVWSGVLLAVVAFLLYPFYSIYVDGKSVLLTRKQLQEQIVIALAFLGLASYIPGYKKARRSYDAENEEWIGHHPTQTAFWYATWLFVGILTLTGFALWAALASDPAWWIAALGFMESWFAFETILRIHLVSTAIIVASVAMHAYFPLMPSNHDLLFSMIHGRLDGWRVTAENRPERQGAARSKDTLLGPLSGLARLFGTEPDIQDSLAGPETETPTEKSTAETDTTEERS